A genomic region of Thiohalophilus sp. contains the following coding sequences:
- a CDS encoding HU family DNA-binding protein yields the protein MATKKKAKKKTAKKKTAAKKAPAVKSIKEPMTKSTLYATIAERTDLQKKQVAAVFEELATIINGHVKRNGAGVFTLPGLLKIKVVRKPATKARKGINPFTGEPTVFKAKPARNVIKAQPLKALKDMAA from the coding sequence ATGGCAACGAAGAAAAAAGCCAAGAAGAAAACCGCAAAGAAAAAAACCGCTGCCAAAAAGGCCCCGGCAGTTAAATCCATCAAGGAACCAATGACCAAGTCCACCCTGTATGCGACTATTGCTGAACGTACCGATCTGCAGAAAAAGCAGGTTGCCGCTGTCTTCGAGGAACTGGCCACCATCATCAATGGCCATGTCAAACGCAATGGCGCCGGCGTCTTCACTCTGCCGGGGCTGTTGAAGATCAAAGTCGTTCGCAAACCGGCCACCAAGGCTCGCAAGGGTATCAACCCCTTCACTGGCGAACCGACTGTGTTCAAGGCCAAACCGGCCCGCAACGTTATCAAGGCCCAGCCCCTCAAGGCACTCAAGGACATGGCCGCCTGA
- a CDS encoding histidine triad nucleotide-binding protein: MTCLFCQIAGGTQPADIVYTDEEVIGFRDINPQAPQHVLFIPRRHISTINDFGNEDAALIGKLTLAAQDYARQQGFDEDGYRLVMNCNRMAGQTVYHVHLHLLAGRPMTWPPG, translated from the coding sequence ATGACATGCCTGTTTTGTCAGATTGCTGGCGGCACGCAACCGGCTGATATCGTCTATACCGATGAGGAGGTCATCGGTTTTCGCGACATCAATCCCCAGGCCCCGCAGCATGTTCTATTCATCCCGCGACGCCATATCAGTACCATTAATGATTTTGGCAACGAAGATGCCGCCCTGATCGGGAAACTGACCCTGGCTGCACAAGACTATGCCCGGCAGCAGGGATTTGACGAGGACGGCTATCGGCTGGTGATGAACTGCAACCGCATGGCCGGCCAGACCGTCTACCACGTCCACCTGCACCTGCTCGCCGGCCGCCCGATGACATGGCCACCGGGGTGA
- a CDS encoding TIGR04211 family SH3 domain-containing protein has product MDYRPLIFLLCLVGPFTGPALAADSSDTVYIDDMLRVGVRPEPDSRSTPVGVVTTGMQLEVLDSRGDYLRIRTDKGLSGWIKAVYATGEPPAMIKLEQLEKKRAEILEELDALRQNVTVLEEANNSLNNQLDQVKAERSKLQLRLARDTSTQKQAGSYWFLWLLGLVVAAVAAFAGGVLWQRRQTTRRLGGLRV; this is encoded by the coding sequence ATGGACTACAGACCCCTGATTTTTCTGCTTTGCCTGGTCGGCCCGTTTACCGGACCGGCCCTCGCGGCCGACAGCTCCGATACGGTTTATATTGACGATATGCTGCGGGTGGGAGTGCGTCCCGAACCGGACAGTCGATCCACCCCGGTGGGTGTTGTCACCACGGGGATGCAGCTGGAGGTACTGGATAGCCGGGGTGATTATCTGCGAATCCGGACCGACAAGGGACTGTCCGGCTGGATCAAGGCTGTTTACGCCACCGGCGAACCGCCGGCGATGATTAAGCTTGAACAGCTCGAGAAAAAACGCGCCGAGATTCTGGAGGAGCTGGATGCACTGCGTCAGAATGTGACCGTTCTGGAGGAGGCAAACAACAGCCTCAACAACCAGCTGGATCAGGTCAAGGCAGAGCGCTCCAAGCTTCAGCTACGCCTTGCGCGCGATACTTCGACGCAAAAGCAGGCTGGCAGCTACTGGTTCCTCTGGCTGCTAGGCCTGGTGGTGGCGGCTGTGGCGGCATTCGCCGGCGGCGTTCTCTGGCAGCGTCGGCAGACAACCCGACGCCTGGGCGGCCTGCGTGTCTGA
- a CDS encoding CBS domain-containing protein, with protein MPTHYTPLPLSKLSNHIGFHRPQQLLPDHLTLDMPAIYAMTDLQRVAAITVEPSVRLDAANQKMIANQVRLLLVCRADNSIAGILTATDILGEKPVRYMHEVDCTYEEVMVRDIMTPHDELDVLNLADIQMACVGDIVTTLQQVARQHALVIDSDRYGLQRVRGIFSASHISRQLGMPIPESGRAHSFAELEQALATG; from the coding sequence ATGCCTACACACTATACGCCCCTGCCCCTGAGCAAATTATCAAACCACATCGGGTTCCATCGCCCCCAGCAGTTGCTGCCCGATCATCTGACACTGGACATGCCTGCCATCTATGCCATGACCGATTTGCAGCGGGTTGCCGCAATCACCGTGGAACCATCCGTCCGCCTGGATGCCGCCAACCAGAAAATGATTGCCAATCAGGTTCGATTATTACTGGTTTGCCGTGCGGACAATTCGATTGCCGGCATTCTGACCGCGACCGATATTCTGGGTGAGAAGCCTGTGCGCTACATGCACGAGGTGGACTGTACCTACGAGGAAGTGATGGTGCGCGATATCATGACCCCGCATGACGAGCTGGATGTGCTCAACCTCGCCGACATCCAGATGGCCTGTGTCGGTGATATTGTCACAACACTGCAACAGGTCGCCCGTCAACACGCCCTGGTCATCGACAGTGACCGGTACGGCCTGCAGCGGGTTCGGGGAATTTTCTCCGCCTCGCACATCAGTCGGCAACTGGGCATGCCGATCCCGGAGAGTGGCCGGGCTCACAGCTTTGCCGAACTGGAGCAGGCGCTGGCGACAGGCTGA
- a CDS encoding FIST signal transduction protein: MTQFKLGNAADNDWQQATEQVVEQLGSCEACNLAFVYVTDDFSNDLSKILRLLKEQTGIPHWIGSVGSGICCTNTEYYDRPALAVLACQFPEESFSVFDLAREEQNAITHADEYDFSLRPAVVHGDPRNGHLPQLIDELPEKLGNGYLIGGLTSSEQNYFQVADDLTEGSLSGVVFKDIPMVTGLSQGCTPITEPRKLTSCDHHMAITIDNRPALEVFKEDIGEVLARDIDRAAGYIFAAFPVQGSDTGDYLVRNVIGFDPDNNLLAIGEHMSPDTPIMFCRRDGKSAVEDMHRMLADVKKRLGDAKPKGGLYISCLGRGRHLFGENSEEMKMISDVFGDIPLVGFYANGEIAGQRLYGYTGVLTLFI, translated from the coding sequence ATGACACAATTTAAACTGGGGAATGCCGCTGATAACGACTGGCAGCAAGCCACCGAACAAGTCGTTGAACAGCTCGGCTCCTGCGAGGCGTGTAATCTCGCATTTGTCTATGTGACCGATGACTTCAGCAACGATCTGAGCAAGATCCTGCGCCTGCTCAAGGAGCAGACGGGTATTCCCCATTGGATCGGCAGCGTCGGCAGCGGCATCTGCTGTACCAACACCGAATACTATGATCGCCCGGCGCTGGCGGTGCTGGCCTGCCAGTTTCCCGAAGAGAGTTTCAGCGTATTCGATCTGGCCCGGGAAGAACAAAATGCTATCACCCATGCCGACGAATATGACTTTTCGTTGCGCCCTGCTGTGGTACATGGCGATCCGCGTAACGGCCATCTCCCGCAGCTGATTGATGAACTGCCGGAGAAGCTGGGCAATGGCTATCTGATCGGCGGTCTGACATCGTCCGAACAGAACTACTTTCAGGTCGCCGATGATCTCACCGAGGGGTCGCTCTCCGGTGTCGTGTTCAAGGATATCCCCATGGTCACCGGCCTGAGTCAGGGTTGCACACCGATCACCGAACCCCGAAAACTCACCAGCTGTGATCACCATATGGCTATCACCATCGATAACCGCCCCGCCCTGGAGGTCTTCAAGGAAGACATCGGCGAGGTACTGGCCCGGGATATTGATCGCGCCGCCGGCTACATCTTCGCGGCCTTCCCCGTGCAAGGCAGCGATACCGGCGACTACCTGGTGCGCAACGTCATCGGTTTTGATCCCGATAACAATCTGCTGGCCATCGGTGAACACATGAGCCCGGACACCCCGATCATGTTCTGCCGCCGCGACGGCAAGTCTGCCGTCGAGGACATGCACCGCATGCTGGCCGATGTTAAAAAACGCCTCGGTGACGCTAAACCCAAAGGCGGGCTCTATATCAGCTGTCTGGGCCGCGGGCGGCACCTGTTCGGGGAGAACTCCGAAGAGATGAAAATGATCAGCGACGTCTTCGGCGATATCCCGCTGGTCGGCTTCTACGCCAACGGCGAAATCGCCGGCCAGCGCCTGTACGGCTACACCGGCGTCCTTACTTTGTTCATATAG
- a CDS encoding Rieske (2Fe-2S) protein — protein sequence MTEIRVCHIDEIGDPGSLEVELSCDDEENSAFVVKVRGQLHAYVNSCPHTGVPLNWLPDQFLDYSGELIQCALHGAQFRPGDGYCVWGPCQGQSLKSLPVRLLRQQVYVSCA from the coding sequence ATGACCGAGATCAGGGTTTGCCATATTGACGAGATCGGGGATCCGGGCAGCCTGGAAGTGGAACTATCCTGCGACGATGAGGAGAACAGCGCATTTGTCGTCAAGGTGCGGGGCCAGTTGCATGCCTATGTCAACAGTTGTCCGCATACCGGGGTCCCTCTTAACTGGTTGCCGGACCAGTTCCTCGACTATTCAGGGGAGCTGATACAGTGTGCCCTGCATGGCGCCCAATTCCGGCCCGGGGACGGTTATTGCGTATGGGGGCCCTGTCAGGGCCAATCGCTCAAATCGCTGCCGGTCAGGCTTCTTCGGCAGCAGGTCTATGTCAGCTGTGCCTGA
- the purD gene encoding phosphoribosylamine--glycine ligase produces MKILVIGGGGREHALAWKVAQSSRVERVYVAPGNAGTAREPGLHNVPIGAEDIPALLDFARSEAIDLTLVGPEAPLVAGVVDAFTAAGLRCFGPSRAAARLEGSKAFSKDFLERHNIPTAAYGNFTDVEEAVAYVRQQGAPIVVKADGLAAGKGVILAQTEEQAIATVRNMLAGNAFGDAGHRVVIEEFLQGEEASFIVMADGRHALPMASSQDHKARDDGDRGPNTGGMGAYSPAPVVTPDIHDRVMREVIEPTIQGMAAEGHPYTGFLYAGLMIGPDGTPKVLEFNCRFGDPETQPILMRLRSDLVELCEAALDQRLDSTPIEWDPRAAVGVVLAAGGYPDSYRKGDVIEGIPAETSDSKVFHAGTAEQDGQIVTHGGRVLCAVGLGETVTAARQRAYAVTRQIRWDGVYYRNDIGYRAIAREQAGN; encoded by the coding sequence ATGAAAATCCTGGTGATCGGCGGCGGTGGCCGTGAACATGCCCTGGCCTGGAAGGTCGCCCAGTCATCACGCGTTGAGCGCGTCTATGTTGCCCCCGGTAACGCCGGCACCGCCCGTGAGCCAGGCCTGCACAACGTACCCATCGGCGCCGAGGATATCCCCGCCCTGCTCGACTTTGCCCGCAGCGAGGCCATCGATCTGACCCTGGTCGGCCCCGAGGCGCCGCTGGTCGCCGGCGTGGTGGACGCGTTCACCGCCGCCGGCCTGCGCTGCTTCGGTCCCAGCCGGGCGGCCGCCCGGCTGGAAGGCTCCAAGGCCTTCAGCAAGGACTTCCTGGAACGTCACAACATCCCCACCGCGGCCTATGGCAACTTTACCGACGTGGAGGAGGCCGTCGCCTATGTACGCCAGCAGGGCGCCCCGATCGTAGTCAAGGCCGACGGGCTGGCCGCCGGCAAGGGGGTGATTCTGGCCCAAACCGAGGAGCAGGCGATCGCCACGGTGCGCAACATGCTCGCCGGCAACGCCTTCGGCGATGCCGGCCATCGGGTGGTCATTGAGGAGTTCCTGCAGGGCGAGGAGGCGAGTTTCATCGTCATGGCCGACGGGAGACACGCTCTGCCGATGGCCAGCTCACAGGACCACAAGGCCCGTGATGATGGCGATCGCGGGCCCAACACCGGCGGCATGGGGGCCTATTCCCCGGCGCCGGTGGTCACCCCCGACATTCACGACCGGGTCATGCGCGAGGTGATCGAGCCCACCATCCAGGGCATGGCCGCCGAGGGCCATCCCTACACCGGCTTTCTCTACGCGGGGCTGATGATCGGCCCCGACGGGACGCCCAAAGTGCTGGAGTTCAACTGCCGCTTCGGCGATCCCGAGACCCAGCCGATCCTGATGCGCCTGCGCTCGGATCTGGTCGAGCTGTGCGAGGCGGCCCTGGACCAGCGTCTGGATAGCACGCCTATCGAATGGGACCCGCGCGCTGCAGTGGGTGTGGTGCTGGCGGCGGGCGGCTATCCGGATAGCTACCGCAAGGGCGATGTGATCGAGGGGATCCCTGCCGAAACCTCCGACAGCAAAGTCTTCCATGCCGGCACCGCCGAACAGGACGGGCAGATCGTGACCCATGGCGGGCGCGTCCTGTGTGCGGTCGGGCTGGGCGAGACAGTCACCGCCGCCCGGCAGCGGGCCTATGCCGTGACCCGGCAGATCCGCTGGGACGGGGTCTATTACCGCAACGACATCGGATATCGCGCGATCGCACGCGAACAGGCGGGGAACTAA
- a CDS encoding cyclic nucleotide-binding domain-containing protein gives MNDKSTLNIELLKKYEPIASLSAERLQELSSLVSLDSPGIGVSLFREGDIDNQTVYLVEGDIQLTSSDGGVSRVISPRDDEARFPLVDGQPRQATATALTRARVIRIENSILDYMMMWDQMAVSESTATHPEQTDSTSTMSQPALSDGADRSWIRKVRHIMAFESMPPANIKQLLEKMQPMDVSAGETIVEQGEPGDYYYVLTEGDAQVTRSVRLANLEAGSSFGEEALLSGGKRNASVTMRTKGQVMRLAKEDFDALLKEPLLARISPDEARVRAARGAHWLDVRHAREFRHSRMPNANNIPLHELRMRLDELDRDIEYICYCTTGKRSAAAAFLLVQNGFKACVLNGGIQVMPQDLQRG, from the coding sequence ATGAATGACAAGTCAACTTTAAATATCGAATTGCTTAAAAAGTATGAGCCTATTGCTTCTCTCTCCGCAGAACGCCTGCAAGAACTCAGTAGTCTGGTTTCACTGGACTCGCCCGGCATCGGTGTCAGCCTTTTTCGGGAAGGGGACATCGATAACCAGACGGTTTATCTGGTGGAGGGGGATATCCAGCTTACCTCCTCGGATGGTGGTGTAAGCCGGGTGATTTCGCCCCGTGACGACGAGGCCCGCTTTCCGCTGGTCGATGGTCAGCCGCGTCAGGCCACCGCAACAGCTCTGACACGGGCTCGCGTGATCCGTATCGAGAACAGCATTCTCGATTATATGATGATGTGGGATCAGATGGCGGTCTCGGAGAGTACGGCGACGCACCCTGAACAGACAGACTCAACTTCGACAATGTCTCAGCCGGCTCTCTCTGACGGAGCTGACCGGAGTTGGATCCGCAAGGTGCGGCATATTATGGCATTTGAATCAATGCCGCCGGCCAATATCAAGCAGCTGCTGGAGAAGATGCAGCCGATGGACGTTAGCGCCGGGGAGACCATCGTCGAGCAGGGCGAGCCCGGCGATTATTATTATGTGCTGACAGAAGGCGATGCACAGGTCACCCGCAGCGTCAGACTGGCAAACCTGGAGGCCGGTAGCAGCTTCGGTGAGGAGGCTTTGCTGTCCGGCGGCAAACGTAATGCCTCGGTCACCATGAGGACCAAAGGACAGGTGATGCGCCTGGCCAAGGAAGATTTTGATGCATTACTAAAGGAGCCGTTGCTGGCTCGTATCTCCCCCGACGAGGCGCGTGTTCGTGCCGCCAGGGGAGCGCACTGGCTGGACGTGCGTCATGCGCGCGAATTTCGCCACAGTCGCATGCCGAATGCGAACAACATCCCGCTGCATGAGCTGCGCATGCGCCTGGATGAGCTGGACAGGGATATCGAATACATCTGTTATTGCACCACCGGCAAGCGCAGCGCCGCGGCCGCCTTCCTGCTGGTCCAGAACGGCTTCAAGGCCTGCGTCCTCAACGGCGGCATCCAGGTCATGCCCCAGGATCTGCAGCGGGGCTGA
- a CDS encoding phosphoribulokinase: MSAKHPIIAVTGSSGAGTTTVKDAFEHIFFREQINPLVIEGDSYHRYDRAAMKEAIADFAKQGKQLSHFGPEANHFDLLEETFKTYGQSGTCKRRYYLHSDEEAAEHNSRLSTDLTPGQFTPWEEIKEQTDLLFYEGLHGGVADGDVDVSKHVDLLVGVVPIVNLEWIQKIFRDNEQRGYSAEAIVDTILRRMDDYVNYITPQFSRTHINFQRVPTVDTSNPFIARDIPTPDESFIVIRFSDPTGIDFPYLLNMIPDSFMSRRNTLVVPGGKMGFAMELILNPLIHNMIQKKKKA; encoded by the coding sequence ATGTCTGCAAAACATCCCATTATCGCGGTCACCGGTTCCTCAGGAGCCGGGACCACCACGGTAAAAGACGCCTTTGAACATATCTTCTTCCGCGAGCAGATCAATCCGCTGGTGATCGAGGGCGACAGCTACCATCGCTATGACCGCGCGGCCATGAAAGAGGCCATCGCCGACTTTGCCAAACAGGGCAAACAGCTGAGCCATTTCGGCCCCGAAGCCAACCACTTCGATCTGCTGGAAGAAACCTTCAAGACCTACGGCCAGAGCGGCACCTGCAAGCGCCGCTATTACCTGCACAGCGACGAGGAAGCCGCCGAGCACAACAGCCGCCTGAGCACCGATCTCACCCCCGGTCAATTCACACCCTGGGAAGAGATCAAGGAACAGACCGATCTGCTGTTCTATGAAGGCCTGCATGGCGGAGTCGCGGATGGTGATGTCGATGTCTCCAAGCATGTCGACCTGCTGGTCGGGGTTGTGCCGATCGTCAACCTGGAATGGATTCAGAAAATTTTCCGCGACAACGAACAGCGCGGTTATTCCGCCGAGGCGATTGTCGACACCATCCTGCGCCGCATGGATGACTATGTAAATTACATCACGCCGCAGTTCTCTCGTACCCATATCAACTTCCAGCGGGTACCGACGGTGGATACCTCCAACCCCTTCATCGCCCGGGATATCCCGACGCCGGATGAAAGCTTTATCGTTATCCGTTTCAGCGATCCCACCGGCATTGATTTTCCCTATCTGCTGAACATGATCCCCGACTCATTCATGTCGCGACGCAACACCCTGGTGGTGCCGGGGGGCAAGATGGGGTTCGCCATGGAACTGATCCTCAATCCGCTGATTCACAACATGATCCAGAAGAAGAAAAAGGCCTGA
- a CDS encoding NADP(H)-dependent aldo-keto reductase, with translation MEYRKLGNTDIDVSVICLGTMTWGEQNTSGEAFEQIEYALEQGVNFIDTAELYSIPPQAKTYGRTEEIIGEWLQKSGRRKEIILASKIAGPGENWIPHIRGGNTRYNREYIRQAVDASLKRLQTDYLDLYQLHWPERNTNFFGQLGYQHTAEDDFTPLRETLEALEEQRQAGKIRHIGLSNETPWAVMRFLQLAEAHDLQRIVSVQNPYSLLNRSYEVGLAEISCREQCGLLSYSPLGFGVLSGKYLGGKKPAGARLTRYPDYTRYSNAQAIAATEQYVALAHKHDLDPAQMALAYINSRPFLTSNIVGATDMNQLQSNIASIDLHLSDEVLAGIETIHQQYPNPSP, from the coding sequence ATGGAATACCGCAAACTCGGGAACACCGATATCGACGTCAGTGTCATCTGCCTGGGCACGATGACCTGGGGCGAGCAGAATACGTCCGGGGAGGCGTTTGAGCAGATCGAGTACGCGCTGGAGCAGGGGGTGAACTTTATCGACACCGCCGAGCTGTATTCGATTCCGCCGCAGGCGAAGACCTACGGGCGCACCGAGGAGATCATTGGCGAATGGCTGCAGAAAAGCGGTCGGCGTAAGGAGATCATCCTGGCCAGCAAGATCGCCGGGCCCGGGGAGAACTGGATCCCGCACATTCGTGGCGGCAACACCCGTTATAACCGGGAATATATTCGCCAGGCGGTAGATGCCAGTCTCAAGCGGCTGCAGACCGATTATCTCGATCTCTATCAATTGCACTGGCCGGAGCGCAACACCAACTTTTTTGGTCAACTCGGGTATCAACATACGGCGGAGGATGACTTCACGCCCCTGCGGGAAACCCTTGAGGCCCTGGAAGAACAACGTCAGGCCGGCAAGATTCGCCACATCGGTCTATCCAATGAAACGCCCTGGGCGGTCATGCGCTTCCTGCAACTGGCCGAAGCGCATGATCTGCAGCGTATCGTTTCGGTGCAGAACCCCTACAGCCTGCTGAACCGCAGTTATGAGGTGGGACTGGCCGAAATCTCCTGCCGAGAACAGTGCGGCCTGCTGTCCTATTCACCGCTGGGCTTCGGGGTGCTCTCGGGCAAATACCTGGGCGGCAAGAAACCGGCCGGGGCCCGCCTGACCCGCTATCCGGATTACACCCGCTACAGCAATGCGCAGGCGATCGCCGCAACCGAGCAATACGTGGCGCTGGCACACAAGCATGATCTGGACCCGGCACAAATGGCGCTCGCTTATATTAACAGCCGGCCATTTTTGACCAGCAATATTGTCGGCGCCACTGACATGAACCAGCTGCAGAGCAATATCGCCAGTATCGATCTGCACCTGTCCGATGAGGTACTGGCCGGGATCGAGACGATCCACCAGCAATACCCCAACCCCAGTCCCTGA
- a CDS encoding LTA synthase family protein yields MPKLPRLVTLGLVIILLQLLLLGAARLAFWAYFNNANNPVPASELLTALYVGGKFDLRLILLSLLPLLILGGFGWFSPFRSRWHRRIWLGYLAVIFAGLVLFYIFDFGHFAYLGKPLDATILRFLTDFDISAGMMWQSYPVLRLILAVLLVSAAYAWLMHHLLLRVNALAPWQPGRKKRVFTATLMTFLVIFGIYGKFSYYPLRWSDAFATTHPFAPAVTINPVLYFFDTLKNKDIAYDEAKTRKYYDRMAKYLGVDEPDKAALDFRREITRPGPLAEHKPNIVVVLLESFATYKTGLSGNPLDPTPHFDSLAENGLSFSNFYTPHTGTARSVFAYLTGIPDIETNRTSSRNPLIVEQHTLVNAFNDYDKLYFLGGSANWGNIRGILSHNIPALQMYEEGSYKSPRVDVWGVSDLHLFEEANEVLASQDEPFFAMIQTAGNHRPYTIPEDNRGFEFDNHDDEELKKHGFISNAEYNSFRYMDHSVGRFMQLARESDYFDNTIFVFFGDHGITGYGGEHTPDYATHFDLTRLQVPFVIYAPKLIEPRRIDKIASELDVLPTLAGLAAPAHTNTTLGRDLLDPRFDDQRYALTINYQHIPQLGLLGQDFYFRIRADRDKPRLHDIRGDDFKQDVSEQHPDTAKRMRELTLGIYESAKYLRHHNPNTRAKH; encoded by the coding sequence ATGCCGAAACTCCCGCGCCTCGTCACCCTGGGGCTGGTCATTATCCTGTTGCAGCTGCTGTTGCTGGGCGCCGCGCGCCTCGCCTTCTGGGCCTACTTCAATAATGCCAACAACCCGGTGCCCGCCTCAGAGCTTTTAACCGCCCTGTATGTCGGCGGCAAATTCGATTTGCGCCTGATTCTGCTGAGCTTGTTGCCGCTGCTGATACTCGGCGGCTTCGGCTGGTTCAGCCCGTTTCGCAGCCGCTGGCACCGGCGTATCTGGCTGGGCTATCTGGCAGTAATCTTTGCCGGGCTGGTGCTGTTTTATATTTTCGACTTCGGTCACTTTGCCTATCTGGGCAAACCGCTGGACGCCACGATCCTGCGTTTTCTCACCGATTTTGACATCTCCGCCGGGATGATGTGGCAAAGCTATCCGGTGTTACGTCTGATACTGGCCGTGCTGCTTGTCTCGGCTGCTTATGCGTGGTTGATGCATCACCTGTTGCTGCGGGTCAACGCACTGGCACCCTGGCAACCCGGCCGCAAGAAACGGGTTTTCACCGCCACGCTGATGACCTTTCTGGTGATCTTCGGCATCTATGGCAAGTTCTCCTATTATCCGCTGCGCTGGAGCGATGCCTTTGCCACCACCCATCCCTTTGCCCCGGCGGTCACCATCAATCCGGTGTTGTACTTTTTTGATACCCTCAAAAACAAAGATATCGCCTATGACGAGGCGAAGACCCGCAAATATTACGATCGCATGGCAAAGTATCTGGGCGTTGACGAACCGGACAAGGCGGCATTGGACTTCCGCCGCGAGATTACCCGTCCGGGCCCCCTGGCCGAACACAAGCCGAACATCGTGGTGGTATTGCTGGAATCTTTCGCAACCTATAAAACCGGGTTATCCGGCAACCCGCTGGATCCGACGCCACACTTCGACAGCCTTGCCGAAAACGGCCTCTCTTTCAGTAATTTTTACACACCGCATACCGGTACCGCGCGCTCGGTTTTCGCCTATCTCACCGGGATTCCGGATATCGAAACCAACCGTACCTCTTCACGTAATCCGCTAATTGTCGAACAGCATACCCTGGTCAACGCCTTCAATGATTATGACAAGCTGTATTTCCTCGGTGGCAGCGCTAACTGGGGTAATATCCGCGGCATCCTCTCGCACAATATCCCCGCTCTGCAGATGTACGAGGAAGGCAGTTACAAATCACCGCGCGTGGATGTCTGGGGGGTCTCCGATCTGCATCTGTTCGAGGAAGCAAATGAGGTACTGGCAAGCCAGGACGAGCCGTTTTTCGCCATGATTCAAACCGCGGGGAACCACCGGCCCTATACCATCCCGGAGGACAATCGCGGTTTTGAGTTCGACAACCATGACGACGAGGAACTGAAAAAACACGGCTTCATCTCCAATGCCGAATACAACTCCTTCCGTTACATGGATCACAGTGTCGGCCGTTTCATGCAGCTGGCCCGTGAGTCGGATTACTTTGACAATACGATCTTCGTTTTCTTCGGCGACCACGGCATTACCGGCTATGGTGGTGAACATACTCCCGATTACGCCACCCATTTTGATTTGACCCGTTTGCAGGTGCCGTTTGTCATCTATGCGCCGAAGCTCATCGAGCCGCGCCGAATAGACAAGATCGCCAGTGAGCTGGATGTCTTGCCGACCCTGGCGGGTCTGGCGGCGCCGGCGCACACCAATACCACCCTGGGCCGGGATCTGCTGGATCCGCGCTTCGATGATCAGCGTTATGCGTTGACCATCAATTACCAGCATATCCCCCAGCTAGGTCTGCTCGGTCAGGACTTTTACTTCCGTATTCGCGCCGACCGTGACAAGCCCCGGCTGCATGATATCCGGGGTGACGACTTCAAGCAGGATGTCAGCGAGCAACATCCCGACACGGCAAAACGGATGCGCGAACTGACTCTGGGTATCTACGAAAGCGCCAAGTATCTGCGCCACCACAATCCCAACACCCGGGCAAAACACTGA